CGAGGGCTTCCTGCGGGGCTCGCTGCTCGTCGAGCTGCCCCGGACCTGGGTGCACGGCCAGCGCTGGTTCTACGTGGCGGCGGACGGGAGCCTCTACGATGCCCAGTCCGCGGCGGAGGCCCAGAAGAGCGGTGGGGTGCCAGACGTGCCGCTGGTGATGGGCGCGGGTGGCCTCGCCCTGCCGGTGCGGGTGCTCACCGTGGGGCCTGGCCCGGCCTGGCCTCCGCTGCCCAGGACGTCCGCCGCGGAGCGGATGACCCGTGTCCCCGGTGCTCCTGGCCGTGGGCCGGTCTTCCTCCACGGTGGCCGGGTCCGGAGCCGGCACATCGAGTCACTTCAGGCCGTGAGTGGAAGCCCCGTGATGGGCCTGGCCTTCGCCGCGCGCATCGCGAGAGGGGGCGGTGCCGTGTACCACCCCTTCTCCCGGTTGCGGTGGACGGGGGACGATCCCTCCACGAGTGGAGCCTGGGACGTGCTCGACTCCAACGGGAATCCCATCACCAGCGAGGCCAGGCGGGCTGAACGCCTCCGGGACATCGCTCGGGAGCGGGAGGCGAACGCCTCGGAGATAGAGCTCGTCGTCCGCTTCGAGGCCGAGGCCGAGGGTCTCGTGCTGCCTCCCTGCGAGGTCGCCTACACGAGCGACGACGGCCAGACGCTCCTCATCCACCTTCCCACGCTCGAGACGAGCACGTCCGTCTCCTCCGACTGGGCGCCCAGTGCCGGGAACTGGAGCACTCGGAGTGCTCCGGTCTCGGTGGGAGCGGATGGCTCGACCCGCCGCGTGGACATGAACACCACGGTGCGCCAGGCGCTGGGGGCCGTAGCGCCACTGACGACGGCTACGCTGCGCAGGCGGCGCGTGCGCTACCGCAACCTGTGTGGGTGGGATCGCGAGCCGACCACGGAGCCGCCCCGGACGCTCGCTCCGACGCCGCGGGGTTGCCTCGACATCGATCCGGAGCATGGCCTGTTCGCGCTCGCGAAGCAGGAGCCTCCGCGCCCCTGGCCCCTGCTCGGCGGCGGCTTCCGGCCGAGCGCGGTGACGGTGGATTACCTGGAGGGCTACACCGATCATATCGGCGCCCGTCCCGATGCCCGTGAGCCGGTGCTGGGCCGGCGTCAGCCCACGCCGACGCGCCTGGTGAGCGCCAGTGGCAGGTTGCACCCGGGCGCCCCCTCCGACTGGCATCTGCTGCCGCGCCACGCCAGCCTCGGCGAGGCCTTCGCCGCCGTCGCCAGCGTCATGACCGCCGCCGCCGCTGCCCGGGCCAAGGGCGAGGACGTCGAGGTCAAGGAGGTCATCCAGTTCGAGGACAGTGCCACCTACTCCGCGGTGGAGGGTCTGGACTGGCCCCTGCCTCCGGTGGGGCTGCCCGTGGAGCTCACCCTGCAGGCCGCCGAGGGACAGCGCCCGGTGCTCGCGCTCAATGGCCCCTGGTCCGTGCCGTTCGGCGACCAGCCGTCCGAGCCCTATGGGGCGTTGACGCTGCGCGGGCTGTGGGTGGTGCCGGGCGGTGTGCGGTTTCCCGCCGCCGCGCGTGTCGCGGTGGAGTTCTGCACCCTGGGCGACCTCGCGTTCTTCGCGCCACCCGGCATCAACATCCGCGTGGACGTCGAGCGAAGCCTCACGGGCAGGCTATGGCTGGGAGACCTGGGAACGCTGGCCGTGCGTGACAGCGTCCTGGACTCGTACGGGCAGGTGCTCGTGGTGTCCCGGGGCACCTGTGAGCTCGAGCGCGTGACGGTGATGGGCCAGGGGATGGCCCCGGGCGGCATCGCCACGGAGGTGAACGTGCTGGAGGCCACGCACGTGCTCTTCCTGGACAAGGTGCAGGTGCGGGATCGCTTCCACGGCTGCGTCCGCTTCAGCCGCGTGGCGGCGGGCAGCACCCTGCCTCGCAGACACCGGGTGGTCGAGGTCCCGGTGCGTTTCGTTTCGAGGAGCCGGAATGATCCGGCCCACGCGCGCCTGGCCCCCGACTGCGCGCGGGAAATCCTCCGGGGTGCGGAAGATGGCTCGGAGATGGGGGCCTTCCATGGCACCCGGCTCGTTCAGAGGCAGGACGCGCTGATGCGCCGCCTCGTCGAGTTCACTCCGGCGGGTCTCACGACCGGCATCGTTCGAATGGATTGAAGGAGAAGACATGAAAGCCGATCTCTCTCGAGGTCACAGGCCGGACCGGAAGCGCGGAAAGGACTATCGCCGCGTCCTGCTGCAGCAGGGCCGCGTGTTGTTGGACAGCGACCTGGCGGCCACCACGGACGCGCTGGACACGGGGCTGCGCACGCTGGCGCGCAACGTGGCCGGTGAGTCGGGCACCCATGACCAGGGGTTCCTCATCACCCCCGGACGCCTGATGGCGCTCTTCGAGACGCTCGACGGCGTCACCCGGGACGCCAGCTCGCAAGCACTCTTCAAGCACTACCTGGATTATGGGCGCAGGTACCAGGGCCGCCTGCCCTCGCTCTACCTGGGCGGCCTGCTCGCTTGGGGCAAGGTCACCGTCGCGTTGCGCTCCGCGCCCAGGCCCGGCACGAAGCTGCGCCTGTGGGCGTGTCTGCCCTCGGGCGCGAAGCTCGTGGTGGGCATGCAGGGAGTGCCGGACCAGCAGGTGACCGGCTCGGATGCGCAAGCCTTCAAGCCGTACGACATCACCGTCCCCGTGGGCACCACGCCCACCGCCTGGCTCAACCTCTCCTTCGCCAACCCCGCCGCGTCTCCGGATCCAACACGCGAGGCGTGGATCGGCCTCATCGAGGAGTTCGAGACCGCGGCGGGCGAGCCCCGCTTCTGGGTCAAGCGGGGGCACTACCTGCTCGGGGGCTATCCCCTGACGCTACAGGAGGATGGCAGCTTCCCCTCCGTCACCTTCCCGGCCGGCCTGCTGCATGACTCCCAGGCCACCCCGGACAAGGCCTCGCCCGGCCAGCGCTTCCTGGCGTTCCTCGAGGGCTGGGAGCGCCTCGTCACGCACGTGGAGGATCCCGGCCTGCTCGAGCAGGCACTTGGAGGGACGCTGGACACCTGCGCGCGGACCCAGGCCGTGGGCCAGGTGAAGCTCGTCGCGTGTCCGGCTGGCCTCACGCCGGCCCAGGTGCTCAACGCCTTCCGCACGGTCAAGGCTCCCAAGGGGACGCTGCAGATCGGCACCGCGTCCCAGTCCACCTCGGCGGATCCCTGCGCCATCCCCGAGGCCGAGGGCTACACGGGCGGGGACAACCGGCTCTACCGCTTCGAGGTGCATGAGTGGACGCAGGGGACGGGTCTCGGCTCCTTCTCCCTCAAGTGGTCTCGCAACAACGGCGCCGAGGTGTTCCGCGTCGTCAGCAAGACGGACTTCGGAATCATCTCCCGCCTCGGGTTGGCGCCAGGGGCCAACCTGCGGGACGGCGACCTGGTGGAGTTCCTGGACGAGCGCGTCGAACTGGGGGACCACACGCCGGCGGCGCTCGACGGGACGGGCTTCACTCCCTCCCGGCGGGCCGCGGGTGCGCTGTATTACGTGCGCGAGGTGCTCGAGGACTTGGGACAGATCGAGCTGATCGATCCCGCCACGGGCGCGCCGATCTGGCTCGCGTACAGCATGTCGGAGACCGCGATCCCCAAGCTGCGGCGGTGGCACGGTCTGCTCAAATCGGGGGAGGGCACCGCGAGCGGTGACACCCTCGTCTTCACGGTCGACGGAATCGAGGTGAAGGTCGGCGGGCCCGCGGGGGGCGCCGATCTGTTCCGCCCGGGGGACTACTGGCAATACGAGGCGCGCAAGCTCTACGCCAATGACAATGGCGCCTGGGTCGCATCCCCACACGGCCCCGAGCGCCTCCATGCGCCGCTCGCGCTGTTCGAGTTCAAGGGTCCGGACCTGCCGGTCGAGCTGGTGGAATGGTACGGAGGCCGCGGCTCACCGCTCTTCGAGTTGGAGGCGGACGATGTGGCCTTCAACGGCGCCAGGGCGGGCACTTCGGCCACCACCGTGCAGGGGGCGCTCGACGAGCTCTTCCAGCGCCAGGGGGGAGGCTGCTGCCAGGTGGAAACGGGGCCTGAACCGATCCCCACGCCCACCACGGACGACGCGGCGCGGATCAACAACCTGATCCTGACGAAACTGCCCAAGGGCGGTGTCATCTGCCTGCGGCCGGGCGTCTACTACTTCCGCAGCCAGCTCTCCATCGCCGGCATGCCCATCGAGCTGCGCGGCTGCCCGGATGCGGTGATCGTCTCGGACGCGGCCGGCAAGACGCCCATCGTGGTGGGCACGGGCGGCGCGCTTCTGCTGTCCGGCCTCGTCGTCTGCACCCGGAGCACCTCGCCAGGCCCGGCGCTCATCGAGGTGAGCGGGAATGCCTCCCTCACGGTCAAGGAGTGCGGCCTCTTCCACGTCGGCCCTACCACGGGTCCGGTGAATCCAGGGACGGCCATCCTGACGCCGGGCACCATTCCGAGCAGTTTCACGTTCAACGCTCCGCCCTACGAACTCCCGTATCCGTTTCCGGAGGGGTCGTCCTCGACGACGAATGCTCCCACGATCCAGATCGATGACAGCGTGATCCTCGCCCGCTGGGGCATCCTGGCCAGTAACCTGAAGTCCATCACCATGAACGGCACCATCGGCCATTGTGGCAACGGAGTGGTCCGCGTGGAGGAGGAGTTGGCCTATGTCCACCTGAGCGGCTGCGGGCTGCACACGGATGTGCCGAACACGGTCTTCGACTCGCTTCGGGCGTCGGATCCCCTGGCCATTCAACATGACGCTCAGGTACTGCTCGAGAAGGGATGGGACTACGCGGATCCCGCGGGGATGCCCTTGCTGGTCCGTGACCTGTTCGGAGGCGTGGTGACCGATTCGTGGTTCTTCGGCGCCCTCGGCTTCTGCGCCCGATTCGCGACCAGACTCGAGCTAAGGGGCAATCACTACACGGGCACGAGCGGGCTGCGCCTGGACAATGTCACGCGGAGCAAGCTCATCGGGGAACAGCTCGAGGTATGGCGCTCCGACTCCCTGGAACCCGATGGGTCGCCGGTGGGGATCTTCATCGTGCGTTCCGCGCTCGGGCTCCTCATCGCGGATTGCGACGTGAGGACCAGCGGGACCGCCAATATCGGCGGAGGCATCATCCTCGCCACCAATTACCTGATGGGCATCTGGTACGGCTCGGGAGAAGGAGAGGGGGAGGAGGGTGACACACCGAACCAACCGCCGCAGGAGCGCCGGTTCCAGGACGTGTTCATTCATGACAATCGAATCCGTTCTGTCGGAGCGGGAATCAAGATCAGGAGCGAATTCGACAGCGAGGCTCCCGGCAGTGTCGTGGATCGCATCTCCATCCGCGGCAATGACATCGAATTGGTCGGGGAGCGTGGAATCTATTACAGGCATACCACGGGAACGCTGGATGAAAAGGGCGAATCGGCCCAGGTCGTGATCGCAGACAATCAAATACGTGGAAGGGGCTCTGAATGGTTCAATCTCCAGGTCATCATGGTGCAAAACGCCACCATGGGGATCATGGCCGTGGAGGGAAACACCATCCAGTTCCAGGCTTCGGCTTCGGAGCGTTCCATAGATGCGCTCAGGTTTTTCTTCGTAGATTCGGTTCGTGTCGCGAGGAACCGTATCGACGTCCGCAGGTTTACCGCCGGTGATTATGAGGACTGCGGGATGGCCGCATGGTATTGCCAAGACATGGTGTTCTCTGGCAATGAGCTGGATTCCGCGCCAGGGAACAAGGTGGTGCCCGCTGAATTCAATTCTTGTGAGCGGTTGGTATTGGAAGGAAATACGCTGGGAGCCTTCTACAAGAGCTTCCGTGTCTATTACTGCTCCAATGTCGTCGTTCGTGGAAACCGGGCCCGGTGTCATCTGTTTCTCTACTCGTTGGGCGGGAATGCTCTCCTGGCTGATAATTTCGTCGAGCACGGCGGCGGGGCAGTTGAAACCGTTCTTTCTGAAAATGGTAACGGGGTCGCGGGTACGCACCTCTATGCCATGGTGAGTGATTCAATCCTGGCCATGGGCAATCGTGTCACGGGAGGCCACCTCGCCATCTACCCGAATGTGATATACGTGGGTGGTGCGCCGAGGGAGCACGAAGTCACCCTCCACGTGGAGGGCAATTTCGCGGGGACCGTGACGGTCGGCAACTACACGGCCACCAGTGTCACTGGCATTCCCAATGGTGCGTTCGCCACCCCGGTTTCTGGGACACGCGCCATGGTGGTCAACAACATGGCGACGAACCTGATCAAGACCAACACCTACAACAAGCTGCTCATGACGAACAACATGGCTCCGAGTCTCAGGGTTGGTTCCGGCGAAGTGGGCAGCACGAGCAGCACGAGCAACTCGGCCGTCTCGACCGCCAACAACCTCAGGCAGTGAGGAGCGCCATGAAACCGACAGCCACGATGTTCGATCGTCTGCGCGTCCGGCCTCCCGAGGTGTCCGAGGCCAAGACGCGCCCGGAGAAACAGCCCGGCTCCCGCCCGGATAAGAAACGAATCCCACTCGGGCAGCGCCTGCGCGAAGTGGTCGACGCCCTGGGCCGCGCCGGGACCGAGGCAGAGCGGAATCAGCTCCAGCTCCAGCTCGAGAAGCTCCGGACCGAGTCACCCGTGAAGGGCCCCCAGGCCCGCGGCCCGGCCGGTGAGGTGACGCGGGCCCTCGAGGAGGCCGCCCTCGCCACCCCCAAGCCCACCATGCCCGGCCGTGTCGCCATCCGCGTCACCGGCATGGACGAGGGGAATGTGAAGATTCCGCTCGGGGAGCTGCGCGTGCGCGTCTCCTCTGGTGACGAGCACGTCGAGGGCCTCACGGACTCCATGGGGCATGTCGTGCTGGCCCTCGAGGCCACGGGCAGCTTCGAGGTCGAGGTGCTCTCTCCCTCGGGAGAAGTCATCGGCCGCACCACGAGCCGCATGGCGCCCCAGCAGCCCGTGGCCCTGGAGATGTCCGTCCAGAAGAAGCCCGAGCTGAAGGACGTCTTCGCCCGGGGCCGCGCGTGGCACGACGACCTGAAGCGGCGGGCCGAGCGGATTGAAATCCCCGACACCCGGGCCCTCGAGCAGCGCATCGCCTCGCTCGAGGCCACCGTCGCACGCCTCGAGCAGGCCCTCCTGGCCCAGACCCAGGCCAGCCAGAAGCGAGACACGGACAAGAAGGGAGACGCCCAGTGAGTGACCCCACCCTGACGATTTCGTATTCCAATACCGCCGCGGACCTCGTCCTCCATGCCGCGGATGGCACCACGGGCACCGTCACCAAGGCGCCGAGCGCGGAGGCTCCCACCCAGGCCAGCCTGACCCGGCCCTTCCTGCTCACCGAGGAGCTCCGGGCCGCCCTCAAGGCGGGCACCGTCTCCTTCGCCATCCCCGCCAACCCCACTCCCGAGCAGCAGGCCCTCTTCGTGGAGGTGCTGCGCTTCCTGTTCCGGGGCGTCGGCTCCGAGCTCATCGCCGCGGGCAGGCGGATGCTGGACGGCGAGCGGGCGCTCGAGCAGCAGCGGGACTCCTACAACGCGAGCCACCAGCAGGTGACGCAGTTCATCACCGCCGGCGGGCCCCTCGCGGCGGGGGCCAAGAACCTCGCGGACGCCATGAAGGGGATGCTCGTGCCCAAGGCCGAGCAGGCCGCCGTCACCGCCGCCCAGCAGGCGCTCGATACCCTGGACCAGAACTTCCTCACCCAGATGAACGCCGGCAACGACGCCACCCCGGCGCAGCTCCAGGCCTATGTGACCCAGCGCAAGGCGCTCGAGGCCGCCCTGGCCTCCGCCCAGGCCACGCTCGCCCAGGCCACGCAGGCCCTCGAGGCCGAGTTCGGTGCGGCACAGAAGGAGCTCGCCGCGGCGGCGGCCGTCATGGCGAACCTCAAACAAAGCAACATCGGCACCGCGCTCTCCTGGACCTGGACGCCACCGTCCGTGCCCTGATGGGGTGATCCATGGGCTCCACGACCGCTCGGCAAGCGCCCGCGGCTTCCCCCAAGGAGGCCTCCGCCTCCAAGAAGCCGGCCCAGGCGAGCAGCGCCCCTCCCACGTCCGAGGCCCCCACGGCCCAGGCGCTGGGCGCGGGCCGTGCCCTGCCTCCGACCACGCGCCAGCGGATGGAGCGTGCCTTCGGGCGGTCGTTCTCGGACGTGAGCGTGCACACCGGGCCCGAGGCGGAGTCCGCGGCCAGCACGCACGGCGCCGAGGCCCTCACCCAGGGCAGCAGCATCGCCTTCGGCGCGGGCCGGTACCAACCCGGGAGCGAGGCGGGAGACAAGCTGATCGCCCACGAACTGGCGCACGTGGTGCAGCAGAGCGGAGGCGGCGCCTCGCTCCAGGAGAAGAGCCTGGTGTCCGGCCCGGCCGAGCCCGCGGAGCAGGAGGCCGATGCCGTGGCCGCGCGCGTCGTGCGCGGCGAGTCCGCGGGACTCCGGTCTGGCGGGCAGGTGCCCACCACGCGTGAGCGCCTCATGCGCAAGGCGCTCGCCGGAGCGACGCTCGCGCCCATGGTGCCCGTGCCGGTGACGACTCCGGCCGCGGGAACCGCCGAGTCCCTGGCCGAGGACTCGGCCGACAGCGGCCTGGCCGAGGTGGCTCCGTCGCGCGGGAAGCGTGAGCCGCGCTGGCCCTGGGGCGGTGCTCCCACGGCGGAGCGCGCCATGCCTCCGGCCGTCCAGGCCGAGGCCCACGAGCGCACCCGTCCGGCGCCCGTGGAAGGCACGGACTCGCGGAAGGCCGAGGCGAATGCGCCCGGGGGGCCAGGGTCCGCTGCCGTCCCCGTGGCTGGCAAGGAGGAGGGCCCGAGGGACCAGAAGGCCACGGCCGCGACACCGCGCGCCCCCGGAGCCCCGAGACGCGCACCTGTCACTCCGGTGGGTGCTGGCACCGCGGTACGTGGCGTCGAGCTGACGGTGCATGCCGCCGCGGGACGGCTGGGGGCTCCCTCTCCGGCGGGCACTCTCGCGCGGAGCACTCTGAGTGCCACGCCTGGCGCGCCCACAGCAGTCGCTGCTCCCCGGGCGGTGCCTGCTCCAGCCGCCGTCATGCCCGCGCCCACAGCGCTCGCTGCGCCCCAGCCAATGCCTGCTCCGGCCACGCCCACGCATGGTGCGCCCACGGCGGCCGCGGCTCCCCAAGCGGCACCTGCTTCCGCGGGGGGGGCCGTGCCAGCCAGCGCGGGGCCCGGGATGGAAGCGGGTGGGGCGGAGGGTGGAGCGGAAGCCACCGTGACCGAGGAGAAGATGGACGCGGCGCGCCCCGAGGAGGAGGCCGCCGCCGAGGCCTTGCAGGACGGTGAGATCGAAGCCGGACCCGATTCCGACGACGTGGCGGCCGAGGCGCCCACGGCCGAAGCACCCACGGGCGCGGCGAAGCTGGCGCCCGAGTCCGCTCCTCTCTCGGGTGGCGCGGAAGGGGAGAGCGTCCCGGCGTCCGAGCCGGCCGTGGCGGACGCGCCCCAGCCCGCGGAGAGTCCCGAGGATCGGCAGGCGCGCGAGGCGGAGCAGGCGCCCTTCGCGGAGCAGGCCCCATCCTCTCCCGAGTCCGCCTCGGCGGAAGACGCGGCGCTGTCCCCGGGCGAGCAGCAGGCGGCCATGGCCTCGCTGGAGGAGGGCACGGCGGCGGGCGGTGGAGGTGAAGCGGGAGGGGGCGGCGGCGGCGGTGGTGCCATCGCGGAGAAGGCCGCGCCCGAGGTTCCCGACGTCTCCCAGGCCGAGCCCGCCCAGGCGCTCGGCCAGGTGGCGCACCTGCCACCGGCCCAGCTCTCCCAGGCGCTCTCGGGCGTGGGTCAGGCTGTCTCGCGCTCGGTGGGGGAGAAGCGTGATGAGCTCGCGGCGAGTCCTCCCGAGCTCGAGACGCCCACGGGCATGGCGGCCAGACCCAGGGGCCTCTCCGTGGTTCCCTCTCCGCTCCCGGGCGAAGTCGCGAGAAGGCCAGACAAGGTGCTCTCGAGCGAGAGCGCGCCCGTGCCGCGGCCGGAGCCCATGCCCGCGCCGCCGCCCGCGGTGTCGGTGCCCACGCCGGTCCTCCGGGGGGGCGAGCAGGGAGTGATGTCCGCGGGAGATGCCGCGCGGCTCGGGGCCTCCATCCAGGGCCTGCCGACGAGTGATCCGGAGCTGTCCACGAGCGCGGGGCCGGCGCCGCTGCTCGCCTTGGATGGCGGCGCGGATCCAGGGCAGCTCGATGCGCAGCGCACGGAGGTGGAGGCGCGCATCGCCGATGCCCAGGTCCAGGGCCAGGCCGAGGTGGCGCAGCCCATGGGCGAGGACGAGATCGCCCCGGAGGCCGCGGAAGGCACCCTGAAGGCCGAGGTTGCCCCGGGCGGTGGGGCGGGCGCGGGCGGTGGGGTGGGGGGCGGCGAGGTGGATGAGGCCGCCTCGATCGTGGCGCAAGAGGAGCATGGCGCGGACATCCAGGCCGCGGTCCTCGCGGGCCAGGGAGACATGGCCACCGAGGAGGCCAGGCACGCCGAGGCCGAGGAGCAGGGGCGGCAGAAGACGCGTGAGGAAGCGGATCGGCTGAGCCAGGAGGCGGCCGAGGCGCAGCGCGCGGAGAAGGACGCGGCCCGGGGAGAGGTCGAGGCGGCGCGCGAGCAGTGGAGCGAGGCGCAGCGCTCCGTGGTGGAGAAGGGCCGGACGGAGGCGGACTCGAAGCAGGAGGCGAGCCGCGCCCAGGTGCGTCAGGAGAAGGAGCGGGCCGACACCGCCGCGAGCGAGCACCTGGAGAGCGGCGAGCGCGAGGCCGCGCGGCACAAGCGAGAGGGCGAGGCGAAGGCGGCCCGTCAGAAGGCGCGGGCCGAGAGCGAGTCGGGAGGCTTCCTCGACTGGGTGGCGGACAAGGCCACGGCCTTCTTCGATTCGATCAAGGAGGGAATCCGGGCCGCCATCCAGGAGGCGCGCGAGGCCGTCCAGCGCGCGCTCGACGCGGCCAGGAAGCTGGCCCGGGAGGCCATCGAGAGGGCGCGCCAGGCGGTGGTGGCGGCGATCCGCGAGGCGGGCGAGGCGCTCATCGCCGTGGGCGACACGGTGCTCGCGGCGTTCCCCGAGGCGCGCGCCCGGTTCCGCGCGAACATCGAGGAGAAGGTCCGGGCGGCGGAGGAGACGGTCAACCGGCTCGCGGAGGAGCTCCAGGCGGGTGTCCAGAAGCTGCTCGACGGGCTGGGGGAGCTGCTCGACAAGGCGCTGGGGCTGTTGGAGCAGGGGCTGCTCTTCATCGTCGACTCGGTGAGCGCGGCGGTACAGGGGGCCCTCGAGGCGGCCAAGGCGGCGCTGGAGACGCTCGGGACGTTCGCGCAGCTCATCAAGGACATCGCGGCGAACCCGGGGCAGTGGCTCGCCAACCTGGGCGCGGCGGTGATGGATGGCCTGCGCAACCACCTGTGGAAGGCGCTCAAGAGCGCGGTGGCGGAGTGGTTCAACCAGAAGCTCGAGGCGGTGCTCGGGCTCGGGACGACGCTGCTCAACCTGTTGGTGAAGGGCGGTCTGTCGATCGCGAAGATCGGCCAGATGGCCTGGAACGCGCTGAAGGAGGCCATCCCGCCCGCGTTGATCCAACTGCTCGTCGAGAAGCTGGTGTCGATGATCATCCCCGCGGCGGGCGCGGTGCTGGCCATCATCGAGGGACTGCAGGCGGCGTGGGGGACGGTGAGCCGCATCCTGCAGGCGATGGACCGGTTCATCGCCTTCCTGAAGGCGGTGAAGACGGGCGGGGCCGGCCCGCAGTTCGCGAACGCGGTGGCGGCGGGCGCGGTGGCGGTCATCGAGTTCGTCGCCAACTGGCTGCTCGCGAGGCTGCGCAAGCCCGCGGGAGCGGTGGCGGGCAGGCTCCGGGCCATCGGGCGGAAGATCCTCGACAAGCTCAAGCGGGCGCTCAAGAAGGTCGGCCAGGCGCTCAAGAAGGCGTGGAGGAAGCTCAAGGCCCGCTTCAAGAAGTCCTTCAAGAGGAAGGGCAAGGGCGAGCAGAAGAAGGACAAGCGGAAGGCCGCCGAGGAGCGGTTGGACAAGGCCGAGCGGGAACTGAGGCCGCGCATCGCCGGCATGCTCCAGAAGGGGACGCCCGGTGCGCTGTTCCAGGCCAGACTGCTGGCCTGGCGCATCCAGTACCGCCTGAGCCGGCTGGACGTGCGGCAGCGAGGCGATCGCTTCAACGTCATCGCGGTCATCAATCCCCAGCGGGAGCTCGGAGAGGGGCTGAGCGCCTCCGACCAGAAGTTGCTGGCGGCCTTGGACGAGCTCTTCACCCGCGAAGGGGTCGAACTGCTTCGCCTCGTCC
The sequence above is drawn from the Cystobacter ferrugineus genome and encodes:
- a CDS encoding DUF6519 domain-containing protein gives rise to the protein MKADLSRGHRPDRKRGKDYRRVLLQQGRVLLDSDLAATTDALDTGLRTLARNVAGESGTHDQGFLITPGRLMALFETLDGVTRDASSQALFKHYLDYGRRYQGRLPSLYLGGLLAWGKVTVALRSAPRPGTKLRLWACLPSGAKLVVGMQGVPDQQVTGSDAQAFKPYDITVPVGTTPTAWLNLSFANPAASPDPTREAWIGLIEEFETAAGEPRFWVKRGHYLLGGYPLTLQEDGSFPSVTFPAGLLHDSQATPDKASPGQRFLAFLEGWERLVTHVEDPGLLEQALGGTLDTCARTQAVGQVKLVACPAGLTPAQVLNAFRTVKAPKGTLQIGTASQSTSADPCAIPEAEGYTGGDNRLYRFEVHEWTQGTGLGSFSLKWSRNNGAEVFRVVSKTDFGIISRLGLAPGANLRDGDLVEFLDERVELGDHTPAALDGTGFTPSRRAAGALYYVREVLEDLGQIELIDPATGAPIWLAYSMSETAIPKLRRWHGLLKSGEGTASGDTLVFTVDGIEVKVGGPAGGADLFRPGDYWQYEARKLYANDNGAWVASPHGPERLHAPLALFEFKGPDLPVELVEWYGGRGSPLFELEADDVAFNGARAGTSATTVQGALDELFQRQGGGCCQVETGPEPIPTPTTDDAARINNLILTKLPKGGVICLRPGVYYFRSQLSIAGMPIELRGCPDAVIVSDAAGKTPIVVGTGGALLLSGLVVCTRSTSPGPALIEVSGNASLTVKECGLFHVGPTTGPVNPGTAILTPGTIPSSFTFNAPPYELPYPFPEGSSSTTNAPTIQIDDSVILARWGILASNLKSITMNGTIGHCGNGVVRVEEELAYVHLSGCGLHTDVPNTVFDSLRASDPLAIQHDAQVLLEKGWDYADPAGMPLLVRDLFGGVVTDSWFFGALGFCARFATRLELRGNHYTGTSGLRLDNVTRSKLIGEQLEVWRSDSLEPDGSPVGIFIVRSALGLLIADCDVRTSGTANIGGGIILATNYLMGIWYGSGEGEGEEGDTPNQPPQERRFQDVFIHDNRIRSVGAGIKIRSEFDSEAPGSVVDRISIRGNDIELVGERGIYYRHTTGTLDEKGESAQVVIADNQIRGRGSEWFNLQVIMVQNATMGIMAVEGNTIQFQASASERSIDALRFFFVDSVRVARNRIDVRRFTAGDYEDCGMAAWYCQDMVFSGNELDSAPGNKVVPAEFNSCERLVLEGNTLGAFYKSFRVYYCSNVVVRGNRARCHLFLYSLGGNALLADNFVEHGGGAVETVLSENGNGVAGTHLYAMVSDSILAMGNRVTGGHLAIYPNVIYVGGAPREHEVTLHVEGNFAGTVTVGNYTATSVTGIPNGAFATPVSGTRAMVVNNMATNLIKTNTYNKLLMTNNMAPSLRVGSGEVGSTSSTSNSAVSTANNLRQ
- a CDS encoding phage tail protein, which translates into the protein MSDAYPFDPDVRDHVGRLLYELLPSLYRVRDEDSGELRRFLQVLAAPLAELRQNVEELHGDLFIDTCNDWIIPYLADMVGVELIFPDAASNRRDVRGAVSWRRRKGTRGALEEMASDLSGQMVVTHEGWKRLLLSQDLNLLRAERVVTDVRRTTLAEGATGPLDGAYHVLDARDISASTGRYHPEHVVHWLHPTRLFPVREGAAFERTRYDVDGVTVLDPDLRYAIHPLGYWHTLRVRRAHPRDPVPFDRVPSAHFAANPGAYFDQAGDDNSRFSIRLSGLPAAVAAPVRELRQPSKSPADASLVTGIAEVTLVEESPDRRPTAAVAVELLAVPADESGMPLPASARVRGGVLMPVQGGSAALGTTPDLEPVPMPVAMLRLRTTTAGAVAHFPGATLELASTALDARHASRVMGLDVEGFLRGSLLVELPRTWVHGQRWFYVAADGSLYDAQSAAEAQKSGGVPDVPLVMGAGGLALPVRVLTVGPGPAWPPLPRTSAAERMTRVPGAPGRGPVFLHGGRVRSRHIESLQAVSGSPVMGLAFAARIARGGGAVYHPFSRLRWTGDDPSTSGAWDVLDSNGNPITSEARRAERLRDIAREREANASEIELVVRFEAEAEGLVLPPCEVAYTSDDGQTLLIHLPTLETSTSVSSDWAPSAGNWSTRSAPVSVGADGSTRRVDMNTTVRQALGAVAPLTTATLRRRRVRYRNLCGWDREPTTEPPRTLAPTPRGCLDIDPEHGLFALAKQEPPRPWPLLGGGFRPSAVTVDYLEGYTDHIGARPDAREPVLGRRQPTPTRLVSASGRLHPGAPSDWHLLPRHASLGEAFAAVASVMTAAAAARAKGEDVEVKEVIQFEDSATYSAVEGLDWPLPPVGLPVELTLQAAEGQRPVLALNGPWSVPFGDQPSEPYGALTLRGLWVVPGGVRFPAAARVAVEFCTLGDLAFFAPPGINIRVDVERSLTGRLWLGDLGTLAVRDSVLDSYGQVLVVSRGTCELERVTVMGQGMAPGGIATEVNVLEATHVLFLDKVQVRDRFHGCVRFSRVAAGSTLPRRHRVVEVPVRFVSRSRNDPAHARLAPDCAREILRGAEDGSEMGAFHGTRLVQRQDALMRRLVEFTPAGLTTGIVRMD